A genomic stretch from Helianthus annuus cultivar XRQ/B chromosome 1, HanXRQr2.0-SUNRISE, whole genome shotgun sequence includes:
- the LOC110865490 gene encoding probable pyridoxal 5'-phosphate synthase subunit PDX1, which translates to MDGTGVVAVYGNGALTESKKSTYSVKVGLAQMLRGGVIMDVVNAEQARVAEEAGACAVMALERVPADIRAQGGVARMSDPQLIKEIKQAVTIPVMAKARIGHFVEAQILEAIGVDYVDESEVLTLADDENHINKHNFRIPFVCGCRNLGEALRRIREGAAMIRTKGEAGTGNIIEAVRHVRSVMGDIRVLANMDDDEVFTFAKKIAAPYDLVMQTKQLGRLPVVQFAAGGVATPADAALMMQLGCDGVFVGSGVFKSGDPARRARAIVQAVTHYTDPKVLAEVSCGLGEAMVGLNLDKNVERYANRSE; encoded by the exons ATGGACGGCACCGGAGTAGTGGCGGTTTACGGCAACGGCGCGTTAACAGAGAGCAAGAAATCAACGTACTCCGTCAAGGTCGGCCTCGCTCAGATGCTCCGAGGCGGCGTAATTATGGACGTCGTGAACGCCGAACAGGCACGTGTGGCGGAAGAAGCGGGCGCGTGTGCTGTCATGGCGCTGGAGCGAGTTCCGGCGGACATCCGCGCGCAAGGCGGCGTTGCACGGATGAGCGATCCGCAACTGATTAAGGAGATTAAGCAGGCGGTTACGATTCCGGTGATGGCGAAGGCGAGGATAGGGCATTTCGTTGAGGCGCAGATTCTGGAAGCGATTGGTGTGGATTATGTTGATGAGAGTGAGGTTTTGACGTTGGCGGATGATGAGAATCATATTAATAAGCATAATTTTAGGATTCCGTTTGTGTGTGGGTGTAGGAATTTGGGAGAGGCGTTGAGGAGGATTCGTGAAGGTGCTGCGATGATTCGGACGAAAGGAGAAGCAGGAACTG GGAACATTATCGAGGCTGTAAGGCATGTTAGATCCGTGATGGGTGACATCAGGGTCCTTGCAAACATGGATGACGACGAGGTGTTCACTTTTGCCAAGAAAATTGCCGCACCATATGATTTGGTGATGCAGACCAAACAACTGGGGCGGCTTCCGGTGGTGCAGTTTGCAGCAGGTGGTGTCGCTACACCAGCTGATGCAGCCCTGATGATGCAACTGGGATGTGATGGTGTTTTTGTGGGGTCAGGTGTGTTCAAGAGTGGTGATCCAGCTCGTAGGGCCCGTGCTATTGTTCAGGCGGTCACCCATTACACAGACCCTAAGGTCCTTGCAGAGGTGAGCTGCGGGTTGGGTGAAGCCATGGTTGGGTTGAACCTTGATAAGAATGTTGAAAGGTATGCTAACCGGTCCGAGTAA